The Anastrepha obliqua isolate idAnaObli1 chromosome 5, idAnaObli1_1.0, whole genome shotgun sequence DNA window ataactattgaaaatataaaatatatcaaattatcaatcatctaaacaggttattttatatattacttaaaataatatgtttgaaaaaataaaattaaatatctcaatggtatcaccagagcaattctcagtggcgttagttggatgcatgaaataatccagtattttgatgaatattgaaaactttaattttggttgaaatgaatgatggtaatgaaataattaaatttgactaatgtggattatgtaaattttattttaatatattacttaattttttgatattaattcaaatattcactgatcaataaatatatatatatattatatatatacatatgtgtgcatacaaaattttttatttaattaattaaatattattgttattaataaaaaaatgtaactttttctttaaaaatttgcaatatatgtcaaagcaagatacaaaattcccatatgtacatacgtgtttacatacaagtatactacTTGTATGCTTGACGAAGGCAAAAGGCAAAGGTAGTAAGAGTATGATTGTATTCCaacgttaaagaaataaatataaatataaaaatataattttaactacaaatatatttttaaaaagttgtatttatgtatgtagcgagaaaaattatttaaaaattaaatatatcaggttagaggcctgggtgttaaaatacagtcataatctatttaacacgatcgcggacactaaaaatttctggaagctgcaaaaatagacaggcaattatttttgaaactagttgcaaaatcctaaatctgattacacatatattataagtgtagtcagaacatcgtattttaactgttatatgaaagtacttaatgaatcaagtggtcattactttaaaatgtatattaattacaaaaacttaaagttacatgaaattaaatgaacaaaacttggctttaaaatttgaatgctgtagcatcacgtcattttgcatcactataaaaataaatgctatagcattcacgtccgcgaacgtgttaattgtataatgagtatgtacatatgtatgtactcgtgctcatgcaatatagaaTCACAACAGAATTGTGCgttcgtttaaaattttaattgaacaaaattttgaatctttgttaaaagaatattgtggtcctgaaaaggaccgttttttatgtttttcaaatatgtacccaagaaattatttaaccgccgaaaccgtataaagtacggccttgtctctttaaagcgtacacaacatccatagctgtaactgttttccttttggcatgttcagtataggtaactgcatcacggataacattctccaaaaatacttttaaaacaccacgagtttcttcatatatcaaaccagatatacgttttacaccaccacgacgagctaaacgtcgaatagctggtttagtgataccttggatgttatcacgtaaaactttgcgatgacgtttggcgccaccttttcccaaacctttaccacctttgccgcgaccagtcattttttattgtagtatttactatttgcacaagtaagaatttaacactttaacactgtgacacttcaccaccaatgaaataacagaagcgagagcacatatatttataccaaaatctcaCAACTGCTATACACAAGACAAAAGGTACGCCATACATCTATCTCGCTTCAACACATACCTCATAATACATGGACTTGTGAAACATATTAGTTGGAATTGCTACTTAGGTTGTGAACGTTATACAATTTGTTATAGGTACAGTGTACAGTGTATAGTGTTCTATAGTGTTCAAATCATtgtgacaaataataaaaaaagtgagtagtgaaaaatggctcgtacaaagcaaacagcccgaaaatcgactggtggaaaggcaccacgtaaacaattggcgacaaaagcagcacgcaaaagtgcaccagcaactggtggagttaaaaagccacatcgttatcgtccaggtacagtggcgttgcgtgaaattcgtcgctatcaaaagagtaccgaattattgatacgcaaattgccattccagcgcttggttcgtgaaatagcgcaagatttcaaaacagatctacgtttccaaagttctgctgttatggctctacaagaagcaagtgaagcatacttggttggtctttttgaagataccaatttgtgtgccatccatgctaagcgtgttacaattatgccaaaagatattcaattggctagacgtattcgtggtgaacgtgcttaaatcaataagaaaacatataaaaaaacggtccttttcaggaccacaatttgttaaacaaaaaagatcaaaaattttattgaaatatttatgcatatacatacctatatgtgtaggtatttttgtgttttcgtaaatgtatgtagtacatgtacagttctttatctactccacatcgtttatactcgtgtgcttttaagtatagtcggcatgcatgtatacacgtttatgtacgtatgtatatgcgcacataaccagttaataagcagcaattttggcgcaattcggtaatatgtacaaaaatataatacacataatgggatgccacgttctttattaagaatattaaatgaataagaaaactaatatattttaaaaaatggtccttttcaggaccacaatttgttaaacgaaaaagatcaacaatgttattggaatatttatgcgtatacatatatgtgtagatatttttgtgttttcgttaatgtacgtagtacacacatacaaacatacatatacatttctttgtctactccacatcatttatacacgagcgttttttagtacagcctgtaggcatgtatacacatgtatgaatgaatatgtatacataaccagtttatatgccgcagttttggcgcaaatatacatgcgtctaagtgtatgaaaaaataacacatttattaggaaaattatttaaatctctttgtaaatgtattttgtcgtcctgaaaaggacggtttgtttgcgtcggtatttataattataattcgcctatatttttcactttatgctttcttttcggtcttctttggcaaaagtacagcttgaatattaggcaaaacaccaccttgagcaatagttacaccagacaacaatttattcaattcttcatcgttgcggatggccaattgtaaatgacgtgggatgattcttgtctttttgttatcacgagcagcattaccagccaattcaagaacttcagctgctaaatattccataactgcagctagataaactggagcaccggcaccaacacgctcagcataattgcctttgcgcaacaaacgatgaatacgaccaactggaaattgaagaccagcacgatttgaacgggactttgcctttcccttaactttaccacctttaccacggcctgacattttcactgctatagattgttcacttcactacactaaaaagcaatgtaatgtattatactcaatgtataagcacactaatcactgatacacaaaatgtgcgctgcttatatactttttcgctaTGCTGAGCACCAACCCCTGTACTGTGCTGTTGAGCATCGTGCGTATACTACTACTTCGTATTATCTCGCCGAAGAGTTGGTCGGCAAATATGCACTTAAGCATGCACACGACAAATGGTAGGTATAATAAGTGACAGtgcgagtgaaaataaaatcataaaatcatcaaagttgtgaagaaattaaaatgccgccaaaaactagtggaaaagcagcaaagaaagccggtaaggctcaaaagaatattactaaaaatgataagaaaaagaagcgtaagaggaaggaaagttatgccatctacatctataaagtgttgaaacaagtacatcctgataccggtatttcatccaaggccatgagcattatgaatagttttgtgaatgacatctttgagcgcattgctgcggaagcgtcgcgtttagctcactataacaaacgttcaaccatcaccagtcgcgaaattcaaactgctgtacgtttacttttgcccggtgaattggccaaacatgccgtcagtgaaggtaccaaagctgttaccaaatataccagttccaaataatttttccaactgaactaatggtatataaatatattaacaaaacaaggcccttttcagggccataaaatataaattaacaaagaggataaaaaattgttgattaatatctctacatatgtacatatgtatgcacattgaaattaatttaaaaattccttaatattgaagaatatattcatatggtttcattagtctattaaatatgattttgttgaactacttggtttttatttttttaatgttttctacacactgtaaggaataaattcacttttgatctttttgttaagagattttgtagccctgaaaagggcttattattaatttaccatgaaggttccgtttataactcacttacaaacaccgtaaattatttactttttacctgctgctgtaggtttttttgcggctggctttttattcgatgcagacttcttggatttagcagcagttgcttttgctttagctgcttttggtttagcagttgcagatttggctttagttggtttcacttttaatgcgccacccttttttgcatctttcgccttagccttttcagttttcttcttttcagctgttttcttactggcaacagctttttttacctttttctcaccacttgccgcctttttgactttactcaacgattttttctttgatgcaccactatctgctgccttctttttagccttaaccttctctgctgattttacggcttttgatttcaattttccctcgcttgatttactggctgcaactgatagtttgaatgaaccggacgcaccttttcctttggtttgaattagttttccacttgtaacagccgatttcaaataacgtttaatgaatggtgccaatttttgggcatcacatttgtatgtcgcactaatatatttcttaatcgccaagagtgatgaaccgccacgttcctttaaattcttaattgatgcgtcgaccatttgttgtgttggtggatgggtaggggcaaccgacggctttttgggtttagctgccttaacctttttggcaacaactttcttttcagcaatagtagcagcagtagctactggggagcttacattcacaacagcaactgaatcagacatctttatttatatattgtagattaaaacctcaattcaaattccacgtatgtattatacactttatacacttcactcactttatgcacTGTATGCACTACACTAATAGAGCACTGGTAAATTAAGAGAATTTCTGGAATCCAATATGTAGTTTAACTCCCTTCAAAATTTGAGAAGCAGagcgaaaagatgataatcaaattttcacgttccagtgctatttagtgcttctatatgacaaactttaagatttatttaattcactaaaattcattgaatttactaattcaacaaatttatatgtaaaacgatagtatgcatgagtcactttcatatcaatatacttaaattggaataaaatcaatatttttcttgtaacgagtgttttagtcgaaactttgtactcaaaatattaaattttcgctagttttagtagattttcttaaaactccttaatataaatcaattataactattgaaaatataaaatatatcaaattatcaatcatctaaacaggttattttatatattacttaaaataatatgtttgaaaaaataaaattaaatatctcaatggtatcaccagagcaattctcagtggcgttagttggatgcatgaaataatccagtattttgatgaatattgaaaactttaattttggttgaaatgaatgatggtaatgaaataattaaatttgactaatgtggattatgtaaattttattttaatatattacttaattttttgatattaattcaaatattcactgatcaataaatatatatatatattatatatatacatatgtgtgcatacaaaattttttatttaattaattaaatattattgttattaataaaaaaatgtaactttttctttaaaaatttgcaatatatgtcaaagcaagatacaaaattcccatatgtacatacgtgtttacatacaagtatactacTTGTATGCTTGACGAAGGCAAAAGGCAAAGGTAGTAAGAGTATGATTGTATTCCaacgttaaagaaataaatataaatataaaaatataattttaactacaaatatatttttaaaaagttgtatttatgtatgtagcgagaaaaattatttaaaaattaaatatatcaggttagaggcctgggtgttaaaatacagtcataatctatttaacacgatcgcggacactaaaaatttctggaagctgcaaaaatagacaggcaattatttttgaaactagttgcaaaatcctaaatctgattacacatatattataagtgtagtcagaacatcgtattttaactgttatatgaaagtacttaatgaatcaagtggtcattactttaaaatgtatattaattacaaaaacttaaagttacatgaaattaaatgaacaaaacttggctttaaaatttgaatgctgtagcatcacgtcattttgcatcactataaaaataaatgctatagcattcacgtccgcgaacgtgttaattgtataatgagtatgtacatatgtatgtactcgtgctcatgcaatatagaaTCACAACAGAATTGTGCgttcgtttaaaattttaattgaacaaaattttgaatctttgttaaaagaatattgtggtcctgaaaaggaccgttttttatgtttttcaaatatgtacccaagaaattatttaaccgccgaaaccgtataaagtacggccttgtctctttaaagcgtacacaacatccatagctgtaactgttttccttttggcatgttcagtataggtaactgcatcacggataacattctccaaaaatacttttaaaacaccacgagtttcttcatatatcaaaccagatatacgttttacaccaccacgacgagctaaacgtcgaatagctggtttagtgataccttggatgttatcacgtaaaactttgcgatgacgtttggcgccaccttttcccaaacctttaccacctttgccgcgaccagtcattttttattgtagtatttactatttgcacaagtaagaatttaacactttaacactgtgacacttcaccaccaatgaaataacagaagcgagagcacatatatttataccaaaatctcaCAACTGCTATACACAAGACAAAAGGTACGCCATACATCTATCTCGCTTCAACACATACCTCATAATACATGGACTTGTGAAACATATTAGTTGGAATTGCTACTTAGGTTGTGAACGTTATACAATTTGTTATAGGTACAGTGTACAGTGTATAGTGTTCTATAGTGTTCAAATCATtgtgacaaataataaaaaaagtgagtagtgaaaaatggctcgtacaaagcaaacagcccgaaaatcgactggtggaaaggcaccacgtaaacaattggcgacaaaagcagcacgcaaaagtgcaccagcaactggtggagttaaaaagccacatcgttatcgtccaggtacagtggcgttgcgtgaaattcgtcgctatcaaaagagtaccgaattattgatacgcaaattgccattccagcgcttggttcgtgaaatagcgcaagatttcaaaacagatctacgtttccaaagttctgctgttatggctctacaagaagcaagtgaagcatacttggttggtctttttgaagataccaatttgtgtgccatccatgctaagcgtgttacaattatgccaaaagatattcaattggctagacgtattcgtggtgaacgtgcttaaatcaataagaaaacatataaaaaaacggtccttttcaggaccacaatttgttaaacaaaaaagatcaaaaattttattgaaatatttatgcatatacatacctatatgtgtaggtatttttgtgttttcgtaaatgtatgtagtacatgtacagttctttatctactccacatcgtttatactcgtgtgcttttaagtatagtcggcatgcatgtatacacgtttatgtacgtatgtatatgcgcacataaccagttaataagcagcaaagcagcaattttggcgcaattcggtaatatgtacaaaaatataatacacataatgggatgccacgttctttattaagaatattaaatgaataagaaaactaatatattttaaaaaatggtccttttcaggaccacaatttgttaaacgaaaaagatcaacaatgttattggaatatttatgcgtatacatatatgtgtagatatttttgtgttttcgttaatgtacgtagtacacacatacaaacatacatatacatttctttgtctactccacatcatttatacacgagcgttttttagtacagcctgtaggcatgtatacacatgtatgaatgaatatgtatacataaccagtttatatgccgcagttttggcgcaaatatacatgcgtctaagtgtatgaaaaaataacacatttattaggaaaattatttaaatctctttgtaaatgtattttgtcgtcctgaaaaggacggtttgtttgcgtcggtatttataattataattcgcctatatttttcactttatgctttcttttcggtcttctttggcaaaagtacagcttgaatattaggcaaaacaccaccttgagcaatagttacaccagacaacaatttattcaattcttcatcgttgcggatggccaattgtaaatgacgtgggatgattcttgtctttttgttatcacgagcagcattaccagccaattcaagaacttcagctgctaaatattccataactgcagctagataaactggagcaccggcaccaacacgctcagcataattgcctttgcgcaacaaacgatgaatacgaccaactggaaattgaagaccagcacgatttgaacgggactttgcctttcccttaactttaccacctttaccacggcctgacattttcactgctatagattgttcacttcactacactaaaaagcaatgtaatgtattatactcaatgtataagcacactaatcactgatacacaaaatgtgcgctgcttatatactttttcgctaTGCTGAGCACCAACCCCTGTACTGTGCTGTTGAGCATCGTGCGTATACTACTACTTCGTATTATCTCGCCGAAGAGTTGGTCGGCAAATATGCACTTAAGCATGCACACGACAAATGGTAGGTATAATAAGTGACAGtgcgagtgaaaataaaatcataaaatcatcaaagttgtgaagaaattaaaatgccgccaaaaactagtggaaaagcagcaaagaaagccggtaaggctcaaaagaatattactaaaaatgataagaaaaagaagcgtaagaggaaggaaagttatgccatctacatctataaagtgttgaaacaagtacatcctgataccggtatttcatccaaggccatgagcattatgaatagttttgtgaatgacatctttgagcgcattgctgcggaagcgtcgcgtttagctcactataacaaacgttcaaccatcaccagtcgcgaaattcaaactgctgtacgtttacttttgcccggtgaattggccaaacatgccgtcagtgaaggtaccaaagctgttaccaaatataccagttccaaataatttttccaactgaactaatggtatataaatatattaacaaaacaaggcccttttcagggccataaaatataaattaacaaagaggataaaaaattgttgattaatatctctacatatgtacatatgtatgcacattgaaattaatttaaaaattccttaatattgaagaatatattcatatggtttcattagtctattaaatatgattttgttgaactacttggtttttatttttttaatgttttctacacactgtaaggaataaattcacttttgatctttttgttaagagattttgtagccctgaaaagggcttattattaatttaccatgaaggttccgtttataactcacttacaaacaccgtaaattatttactttttacctgctgctgtaggtttttttgcggctggctttttattcgatgcagacttcttggatttagcagcagttgcttttgctttagctgcttttggtttagcagttgcagatttggctttagttggtttcacttttaatgcgccacccttttttgcatctttcgccttagccttttcagttttcttcttttcagctgttttcttactggcaacagctttttttacctttttctcaccacttgccgcctttttgactttactcaacgattttttctttgatgcaccactatctgctgccttctttttagccttaaccttctctgctgattttacggcttttgatttcaattttccctcgcttgatttactggctgcaactgatagtttgaatgaaccggacgcaccttttcctttggtttgaattagttttccacttgtaacagccgatttcaaataacgtttaatgaatggtgccaatttttgggcatcacatttgtatgtcgcactaatatatttcttaatcgccaagagtgatgaaccgccacgttcctttaaattcttaattgatgcgtcgaccatttgttgtgttggtggatgggtaggggcaaccgacggctttttgggtttagctgccttaacctttttggcaacaactttcttttcagcaatagtagcagcagtagctactggggagcttacattcacaacagcaactgaatcagacatctttatttatatattgtagattaaaacctcaattcaaattccacgtatgtattatacactttatacacttcactcactttatgcacTGTATGCACTACACTAATAGAGCACTGGTAAATTAAGAGAATTTCTGGAATCCAATATGTAGTTTAACTCCCTTCAAAATTTGAGAAGCAGagcgaaaagatgataatcaaattttcacgttccagtgctatttagtgcttctatatgacaaactttaagatttatttaattcactaaaattcattgaatttactaattcaacaaatttatatgtaaaacgatagtatgcatgagtcactttcatatcaatatacttaaattggaataaaatcaatatttttcttgtaacgagtgttttagtcgaaactttgtactcaaaatattaaattttcgctagttttagtagattttcttaaaactc harbors:
- the LOC129249337 gene encoding histone H2A, encoding MSGRGKGGKVKGKAKSRSNRAGLQFPVGRIHRLLRKGNYAERVGAGAPVYLAAVMEYLAAEVLELAGNAARDNKKTRIIPRHLQLAIRNDEELNKLLSGVTIAQGGVLPNIQAVLLPKKTEKKA